A section of the Pseudomonas sp. FP453 genome encodes:
- a CDS encoding MFS transporter yields the protein METVKLATRRWWYIMPIVFITYSLAYLDRANYGFAAASGMAEDLMITPGMSSLLGALFFLGYFFFQVPGAIYAQKRSVKKLIFVSLILWGGLATLTGVVSNAYMLIVIRFMLGVVEAAVMPAMLVYLCHWFTRAERSRANTFLILGNPVTMLWMSVVSGYLVQHFSWRWMFIIEGLPAVLWAFIWWKLADERPKDAKWLSATEKQDLETALAAEQVGIKAVKNYAEAFRSPKVIILALQFFCWSIGVYGFVLWLPSILKQGLQMDMVEAGWLSALPYLAAVIGMLVVSWGSDKLQKRKRFVWPPLLIASIAFYGSYALGAEHFWWSYTLLVIAGACMYAPYGPFFAIVPEILPANVAGGAMALINSMGALGSFGGSYLVGYLNSSTGSPGASYLLMSGALLLSVVLTIFLKPGASDRAPVQTLELKAKTA from the coding sequence ATGGAAACCGTGAAACTCGCCACCCGCCGTTGGTGGTACATCATGCCCATCGTATTTATCACCTACAGCCTGGCCTACCTGGACCGCGCCAACTACGGCTTCGCCGCCGCCTCCGGGATGGCCGAAGACCTGATGATCACCCCCGGCATGTCGTCGTTGCTGGGGGCGCTGTTTTTTCTCGGTTACTTTTTCTTCCAGGTGCCGGGGGCGATCTACGCGCAAAAGCGCAGCGTGAAGAAGCTGATCTTTGTCAGCCTGATTCTCTGGGGCGGCTTGGCCACGCTGACTGGCGTGGTGTCCAACGCCTACATGCTGATCGTCATTCGCTTCATGCTCGGCGTGGTCGAAGCCGCCGTGATGCCGGCGATGCTGGTGTACCTGTGCCACTGGTTCACCCGTGCCGAACGCTCGCGGGCCAACACCTTCCTGATCCTCGGCAACCCGGTGACCATGCTGTGGATGTCGGTGGTGTCGGGCTACCTGGTGCAGCATTTCAGCTGGCGCTGGATGTTTATCATTGAAGGTCTGCCGGCCGTGCTGTGGGCGTTTATCTGGTGGAAGCTGGCCGATGAGCGTCCAAAGGATGCCAAGTGGCTGAGCGCCACTGAGAAACAGGACCTGGAAACCGCGCTGGCCGCCGAGCAAGTCGGGATCAAGGCGGTGAAGAACTACGCTGAAGCATTCCGCTCACCCAAAGTGATCATCCTGGCCCTGCAATTCTTCTGCTGGAGCATTGGCGTGTACGGCTTTGTGCTCTGGCTGCCGTCGATCCTCAAGCAAGGCTTGCAGATGGACATGGTCGAGGCCGGCTGGCTGTCGGCGCTGCCCTACCTGGCGGCGGTGATTGGCATGCTGGTGGTGTCGTGGGGCTCGGACAAGCTGCAAAAACGTAAACGTTTTGTATGGCCGCCGCTGCTGATCGCCTCCATCGCCTTCTACGGTTCCTACGCACTCGGCGCCGAACACTTCTGGTGGTCCTACACCCTGCTGGTGATCGCCGGGGCCTGCATGTATGCGCCCTACGGCCCATTTTTTGCCATTGTCCCGGAGATCCTGCCGGCCAACGTTGCCGGGGGCGCCATGGCGCTGATCAACAGCATGGGCGCCCTCGGCTCGTTCGGCGGTTCGTACCTGGTGGGTTACCTCAATAGCAGCACCGGCTCGCCCGGCGCCTCGTACCTGCTGATGAGCGGCGCACTGCTGCTGTCGGTGGTGTTGACGATTTTCCTCAAGCCCGGCGCCAGCGACCGCGCTCCGGTGCAAACCCTCGAATTGAAGGCCAAGACCGCATGA
- a CDS encoding D-glycerate dehydrogenase, with protein MKKSVVLYKKLSAPLMARLHEQVDVTLIEALDASGLAKLRDALPGAHGLLGASLRLDAQLLDLAPQLEAVASVSVGVDNYDLDYLTARGILLSNTPDVLTETTADTGFALILATARRVVELADMVRAGQWNKNIGPAHFGSDVHGKTLGIIGMGRIGEALAQRGHFGFGMPVIYHSHSPKPLVEQRFGAQYRSLADLLQQADFVCLTLPLTAETEKLIGTKEFAQMGPDTIFINISRGKVVDEAALVEALQQRTIRAAGLDVFEREPLSHDSPLLRLNNVVATPHIGSATHETREAMAKCAVDNLLQALAGERPKNLVNGAAWKQ; from the coding sequence ATGAAAAAGTCTGTCGTGTTGTACAAAAAACTCTCCGCGCCCTTGATGGCCCGCCTGCATGAACAGGTCGACGTCACCCTGATCGAAGCGCTGGACGCCAGCGGCCTGGCCAAGCTGCGCGACGCTCTGCCCGGTGCCCACGGCCTGCTCGGCGCCAGCCTGCGCCTGGACGCACAACTGCTGGATCTTGCGCCGCAGCTGGAAGCGGTGGCCAGCGTATCGGTAGGCGTCGATAACTACGACCTCGACTACCTGACCGCACGCGGCATCCTGCTCAGCAACACCCCCGACGTGCTCACCGAAACCACCGCCGACACCGGCTTCGCATTGATCCTCGCCACCGCCCGGCGTGTGGTCGAACTGGCCGACATGGTGCGCGCCGGCCAATGGAACAAAAACATCGGCCCCGCGCACTTTGGCAGCGATGTACACGGCAAGACCCTGGGCATCATCGGCATGGGCCGCATCGGCGAAGCCCTGGCCCAGCGCGGGCATTTTGGCTTTGGCATGCCGGTGATCTACCACAGCCACTCGCCCAAGCCGCTGGTGGAACAGCGCTTTGGTGCACAGTACCGCAGCCTCGCGGATTTGCTGCAACAAGCGGACTTTGTCTGCCTGACATTGCCGCTGACGGCAGAAACGGAAAAGCTCATCGGCACCAAAGAGTTCGCGCAGATGGGACCGGACACGATCTTCATCAACATCTCGCGGGGCAAGGTGGTCGACGAAGCCGCGCTGGTGGAAGCCCTGCAACAACGCACGATTCGTGCGGCGGGGCTGGATGTGTTCGAGCGTGAGCCGCTGAGTCACGACTCACCGTTGCTGCGCTTGAACAACGTGGTGGCAACGCCGCATATCGGCTCGGCGACGCATGAGACGCGGGAGGCGATGGCCAAGTGTGCGGTGGATAACCTGCTGCAAGCGTTGGCCGGGGAAAGGCCGAAAAACCTGGTGAACGGCGCAGCCTGGAAGCAATAA